TGCTGCTGCTGCCGGAGCGTTGCTGCTCACCGGCGGTGTCACCGCTGTGGCCAACGCCGTCGCCCCTGCTGCACCGGCGACCGTTGCCGCGAAGGTGCCGGCCGATGTCCAGCCTGCCCCGGAGAATGTGGTTGCACAGAACCGCATCACCGTGGGCGCTTCGGGCAAGGCAGTCACTGCGGCGCTCGCCAAATGCCAGGCGGACAAACTGCCGTTCGTGACCGTGGCCTTGGTGGACCGCTTCGGGACGGTCCAAGCCCTCCTCCGCGGTGACAACGCCGCCGAGCACACCATCGAAGCAGCGAAGCAGAAGGCCTACACGGCCGCTGCGTTCGGTGCGCCCACCAGTGAACTGGCCAAGCGCGTCAACGGCAACGGTCCGTCCATCGCAGACCTTCCCGGCACCCTCTTCCTGGCCGGGGGTGTGCCGCTCAAGGTGAACGGCGCCTCGGTGGCGGGCATCGGCGTCGGGGGCGCTCCCGACGGCGCCCTCGACGAGGCCTGCGCAGCCGCCGGAGCCGATGCGCTGGCCGCGGCCGCGAAGTAGCCTCGGAGCATGGGTGCGTGGAACGGGAGCGGCCGGGCTGGTGGAACCGTGCTGATGACGACGGTGCTGATTGCCGGGCTCGTCGCCGGCTGCGCCCCGACTGCGCCACCTGAACCGACAAGCCCGACGGCGACCGCCTCGCCGAATGCCTCCCAAGCAGCCCCCGCCCAGGCCGGGCCGTCGAGCGCAAGGGCGGGTCCGGCGTCGTCGGCTGCTGCCCCGGCGAAACCACCAACCCTGTCCGCGGAGGCACAGATGGAAACCGACCGGCAGCTGATACTTGCCGCGAAAGCCAACGATCCCGTCCGGGTTCGGGAGCTGATCGCTGCCGGCGGCAACGTGAACGCCAAGGACGCAATCCAGGACTCGGCATTCCTGTACGCCGGTGCGGAAGGGTTCAACGAGGTCCTGCAGCTGACCTTGGAAGCCGGAGCCGATGTCCGCAGCACCAACCGGTACGGCGGAACAGCGCTGATCCCCGCCAGCGAGCACGGGCATACGGAGACGGTGCGGATCCTGATCGCCGCGGGCGTTCCGGTGAACCACGTGAACAACCTGGGCTGGACTGCCATGCAGGAAGCGGTCCTGCTCAATGACGGCGGGCCGAGGCAACAGGACGTCGTGCGGCAACTCCTTGAGGCCGGAGCAGACCCGGACATCCGGGATCGGGAGGGCCGGACTGCCCTGCAAAACGCGGAGCGGCTGGGGTTCACGGAGATCGCTGAGCTGATCCGGAACCGCTTAGCTAATCCGGGACCGCTCAACTGGGTCGCAGTAGAGCGCATTTTGGACGTCCAGAACGCGCTCTGCTGCGACTTACTTGGGTGCTACAGCGCCTCGAGGATGCTCACGTAGTTGGCGATGCCGACGCCGCCCATGTTCTGGACTGCGCCGCGACGGGCATTGGCCAGCTGCATGTCCCCGGCGGTGCCACTGAGCTGCATGGCAGCGATGACGTGCTGGGATACACCGGTGGCACCCACCGGATGTCCTTTCGCCTTCAGGCCGCCGGACACGTTGACCGGCAGCTTGCCGTCCTTGTACACCCAGCCTTCCTTGATGGCCCAGGCACCCTGGCCGCGGGGGACCAGTCCCATGGCTTCGTACATGATGAGCTCGGCGATAGTGAAGCAGTCGTGGACCTCGGCGAAGTCCAGGTCATCCACCCCGGCTCCTGCCATGGTGAATGCCCGCTCCCAAGAGACGCGCGTTGCCTCGAATTCGGTGGGGTCGCGTTTCTCCGCGGGGAAGAAGTCGTTGGCATGCCCGAAACCGGCAAGGCGAACAGCTGCGGTTGCGCCGTTGGTTTCCCGGGTTGAAAGTACGACGGCGGCGGCACCGTCGGAGACGGGCGAACAGTCAGTGCGGCGCAAGGGATCGGCCACCATCGGGTTCTTGTCCGAGATGGTCCGGCAGAACTCCACGCCGAAGTCGCGATGCATCTGGGCGTATGGATTGCTCATGCCGTTGTGGTGGTTCTTGGCGGAGATGGAACCGAGCACATCGCCCAGGCCATTCTCGAAGCCCGGACCGGCGATGCCTGAACCTGCCGTACCCGCGCCGTACCGCTTGTCGTAGTGCTTGGCCACTTCCGCGAACAGGCCGGTGAATCCCGTAGTGGACGGTTTTCCCGCCATCTCGTACGAGGCACCCAGGAGCGCGGCCCCCACGACGTCCGCGCCGGCGTCGGTCATCTTCTCCGCACCAATCACCAGCACATTCCTTGCCGTCCCGGCGAGCAACGCCTTGACGCCCTGTTGGAACGCTGCCGAACCGGAGGCGCACGCGTTCTCCGTCCGGGTGGCGGGGACGTTGGCGAGATCTGCCGAAAGTTGCAGCGCGAGGGACGACGTGAACCCCAGGGGCTGCATGCCTGAGTTGAACTGGCCCAGGTAGATCTCGTCGATGTCCTTGGGCTCAAGTCCGGAGTTCGCGATGGCTTCACCGGCCACCTGGACGATCAACGTTTCGAGCGTCTGGTCCGTGAGCTTGCCAAACTTGCTGTGGCCCCACCCCGTGAGCAGGATGTCCTTGCCAAACCGGTCTTTGAGGCTCATGCCGTAGCTCCTTCGAGGGTCTCTTCAACAGCGGTGTCCATAAGCGCCACAGCGAACTCTGCCTCGGTCTTCCCGCGGATCTCTTCCACAGTGACGCCCGGGGCGAGACGGGTCAGCACAAGGCGCGTGCCGCCGTCGTGCGTCTCATCCGGCTCAATGTCGAAGACGGCGAGATCCGTGATGATCCTGTCCACGCAGTTCAAACCCGTGAGGGGAAGCGTGCATTCGCGGACGATCTTGGCTGAACCGTCCTTGGCGTTGTGTTCGGTCAGGACCACGACCCGGGGTGTTCCGGCGACGAGGTCCATGGCGCCGCCCATGCCCTTGACCATCTTCCCGGGGATGGTCCAGTTGGCGAGGTCGCCGCTGCCGGACACCTGCATGGCGCCCAGGATCGCGACCTTCACATGCCCGCCCCGGATCATGCCGAACGAGGTGGCGGAATCGAAAATGCTGCCGCCGGGATTGATGGTGACAGTCTGCTTGCCGGCGTTGATGAGGTCGGCGTCCTCCTCGCCTTCGTAAGGGAACGGGCCCATACCAAGCAGGCCGTTTTCGCTCTGGAGGACCACCCGAACGCCGTCCGGGAGGTTGTTGGCTACTAGTGTGGGGATGCCGATGCCGAGGTTGACGTAGTCGCCGTCGTTGAGTTCTTCGGCCGCGATGGCGGCCATTTGGTCACGTGTCCATGCCATGGTGTGTGCTCCTTTTCTGCGTGGACGGCTGCTTAGACTGCTTCTTGGACGGCAGGGTCTTCGAGCCGCTGACGGACCGTTCGCTGCTCGATGTCCTTGATCCTGTTGCTTGCTTGGACCAGCCTCTGAACGTAGACGCCCGGGGTCACGATGTGGTTCGGATCGAGTTCGCCCAAGGGCACGATCACCTCCGCCTCGGCGACGGTCACCTTGCCTGCCGTGGCCACCACCGGGTTGAAGTTCCGGGCGGTGTAGCGGTAAATGAGGTTGCCGTCGGTATCCGCGGTTTGGGCGTGGACCAGGCTGACATCGGCGGTGATGGCGCGCTCGCGGACGTAAGTGACGCCGTCGAACTCTTCATGGGGCTTGCCTTCGGCAACCAAGGTGCCCACACCGGTCCGGGTGTAAAAGGCGGGGATACCGGCGCCACCGGCGCGCAGGCGTTCGGCCAGCGTGCCCTGCGGAGTGAACTCGACCTCGAGCTTTCCGGCAAGGTACTGCTCGGCGAAGAGTTTGTTCTCGCCGACGTAGGAAGCGATGACCTTGCGGACCTGGCCGGCCTCAATGAGGACACCCAATCCCTTGCCATCAATGCCCATGTTGTTGGACACAATGGTGAGGTCCTTCGCGCCTGAATCGCGGAGGGCCCCGATAAGGTCCGCCGGGATACCGCTGAGGCCAAAGCCGCCGACGGCGATTGTCATGCCGTCCGTCAAAAGGTCCTGCAGCGCTTGGGGCGCGTCGGGATGGATCTTGGACATTCCGGACTCCTCTTTGAGTGGGTAATCCACTTTGTGGACGTTAGCGTTGTGGCTTTCGAGCCTAGGAGCGGTGCCTTTGTGTGGCAATAGCCGGAAGCTTGAGCACTTCACGCTGTGGACGCTAGACTGAAAGCTGTCCATAATGTGGACGAAATCTCAAGGAGAGTCCCATTGGCCGCACACACCGTTCCCGCCGTTCCCGTTCAGGGTGCCCAGGTGGTTGGGCGGGTCGCTGCCCTGTTAAGGCTCGTCGGCCGCAAGCCGGAAGGCATGTCCTTGGCAGGGCTGGTCCGCGAGTCCGGGCTGACCCGGCCAACTGCGTACAGGCTGCTGACGTCCCTGGCCGCGGAGGGGTTGGTGGAACACGAGGAAGCCACCGGAAAATGGGTCCTGGGACCTGAAGTTTTCCTGCTTGGGTCCGTGGCCGCTGCCCGTTTTCCCATGGAGGACATCGCACGACCGTCCCTGCGGCGGCTCGCGGCCGAGACGGGGGAGAGCGCGTTCTTCTCCATCAGGCGCGGCAACGAGACGGTGTGCGTCCTGCGGGAGGAAGGTTCCTTCCCTGTTCGGTCATTCGTTTTGCATGAAGGCGTGCGGTTCCCGCTGGGGGTGGCCTCGGCCGGGACGGCGATCATGGCATTCCTGCCGGAGGAGGAACAGGACGTGCTGCTCACGGACTGGGAAGCGCACGCCGGCGACTTTGCGGCCGGACATCCTGCCGGGGTGGTTCGGGAGAACCTGGAGAAGACCCGGTTGGCTGGTTATTCGGTAAACCCGGGGCTGGTCCTTGAGGGGAGCTGGGGGATGGGCGCCGCTGTGTTCGATCCCCAAGGACGTCCGGCGTGGGCGCTTTCCCTGACCGGAATCGAACCCCGGTTCAGGGGCGACCGCCAGGAGTTCCTGGGCAAGCTCCTGCTCGAGGAAGCCCACAGGATGACGTCACGGTTGCAGCGCTCCGCCCCCAACTAGGTCGCATTAGTGCGCGTTTTGAGCGGGCAAAACGCGCACAAATGCGACCTAGTTGGGTAGGTGGGGGTAGGTGGGGGTAGGTCGGGGTAGGTGGGGGTAAGCGGGACGGGGTTGTTAGGCGGAATCGAGGTTCAAGCGCATCAGGACCCTCGGGAAGCCGTTAAGGACGGACGTGGTTTCAGCGACCTTCGTGAAACCCGCCTTCTCGAAAAGCCTTCGTGTGCCGACGTACGCCATGGTGAGGTCCACTTTGCTGCCCCTGTTGTCCACGGGGTAGCCCTCGATCGCGGGAGCGCCATGACTTCTGGCCAGCTCGACGGCGCCGCGAAGCAGGTGATGGGAAATTCCCTTGCCCCGGTGGCCTGGCCGCACCCGGATGCACCACACGGACCAAACCTCGGAATCGTCCACATGGGGGATCTTCCGGCTCGTTGCGAAACTGGTGTCCGCGCGCGGGTGGACGGCCGCCCATCCAACTACCTCGCCGCCGTCGTACGCCAACACGCCGGGAGGCGGGTCTTCGGCAACCAGTTTTTCCACGAACTTGCCGCGCTCTTCCCGCTGGAGGCTCTGGTTCAGCTTGGACGGGATGCGGTAACTCAGGCACCAGCACACGTTTGAGCCTGGATTCCTGGGGCCGACCATGGTTTTGACGTCGTCGAACACCGTAGCGGGCCGCACTTCGATTGCCATCCGCCCATCCTGTCACCGGCATGGGGCATTTAGCCATAGTCAGGCGGGATGGGGGAGAGGGCGCCGGGCCCGGACCTGACGTGGGAAAACAGGTGAAAGAAAGTAACCTTTGAAATTTTTTCAATCCACACCCATCCACCCGGACATCACCTCCGAATAGCTGATGAGACACAAACAAAACCGGAAGAGCGGAAGCGACGCCGGACCGCCCGTGTCCCACACCCGAATGGACCCAGCACCAGGTTCCTCAGAGCAAGGAGAATGACATGTTGTCCACCAAGCGCCCCGCCCTCGCCTTCGTTGGCCTCACCGCAGCCGCCCTCATGGGACTGACGGCCTGTGGTGGTTCGAGCACCTCCAGCTCCCCCTCGTCCTCTGCGGCCCCGGAGACCTCCTCCATGGCACCGTCGCCATCAGCCTCCGCCAGCGAATCGATGGGTTCCAGCGCAGCCATGGATCCCGCCAGCAACCTGGTCGGCCCGGGTTGCGCCGGCTACGCCGCCCAGGTTCCCGACGGCGCAGGTTCGGTTGCGGGAATGGCGCAGGATCCCGTTGCCGTGGCCGCCTCCAACAACCCGCTGCTCAAGACCCTGACCGCCGCAGTATCCGGCAAGTTGAACCCCAAGGTGGATCTCGTCTCCACGCTGAACGGCAGCGAGTTCACGGTGTTTGCTCCCGTTGACGACGCGTTCGCCAAGATTGACCCCGCTACGATCGAAACGCTCAAGACCGACGATGCCCTGCTGAGCAAGATCCTCACGTATCACGTTGTCCCCGGACAGCTGACCCCGGACCAGGTAGTGGGAACCCACAAGACCGTCCAGGGCGGCGAAGTGACGGTGGGTGGCAGCAAGGACGCCCTGACCGTCAATGACGCCAACGTCATTTGCGGTGGCGTGCAGACTGCCAATGCCACGGTCTACCTGATCGACTCCGTGCTGATGCCCAAGTAAACCCCTCCACGCATGAACAGGGCGGGTGCCGGAAATCCGGCACCCGCCCTGTTGCTGTCTCTATGTTGGCCCCGGGCTTATGTCCCGGGGCAACGGCCTACCTTCCCAGGTCGCTGTCCACGTAGGAACCTGGCCGTGAGTGTTCCGAGCCGCACGGGCACCCGCCGCTGAGCTCGATGCGCACCGTCACGGGGTTGGCTGAATCAACGGTGAACGATACCTGGTCCTTGGAATCCTTGATGACGTGGAGGGTGCTGTGCGCCGGGGAAGCGCCGGAGGCCACGGAGGCGTCTGAAGCCACGGAGGCCACGGAGGTTGAGGTCATGATGTGACACCTTACTGCTGGTGGTTGGGGGAGTGTTCGCTACTTGTCTTCAGGAGACCGCGGCGTGCTGTCAACGGTTGGGATGCTGCCGGTAGGCGTACCGCCGGGACAGTCCGAATCCGGGCAGGTCTCCGCGCATTCGTGCTTGGTGACGAGGTCGAACTGGACACCGCGGTGCTGTTCGACGCCGGTGCGGATGGCCCGCTCCACCACGGAGGTTGCCAGCCGACGCCGGAGCGACAGGGGATCGCGCCTGAGGTCCTTGGCGAGCGCGAAGCAAAGCAGCAGCATGACCAGGATGAACGGCAGGGCGGCCACGATGGTGACCCTTTGGAGGCCGGACAAGGCTTCCGAGGGTTCATCACCGCCGGCAAGCAACATGACAGCTGCAACTGCACCGGTGAGGGTTCCCCAGAAGATCACTACTCCGCGCCGCGGGTGTTCGGCACCGTTGGAGCTGAGGGATCCCATGACGATGGAAGCGGCGTCCGCACCGGTGACGAAGAAGATCGCCACCAGGACCATGGCCAGCGCGATGACACCCACAGTGAGCCACTCGGGCATGCCCAGGTTCTTGACCAGATCGAAAAGGGCGCCGTCGAAGTTGATGGAGGGGGCGCCGTCGACCATTGTCACCAAGCCGGGAGTCCCCGCCTTGTCTGCTTCCTGCTGGACGTGGAAGGCAGTGCCGCCGAAGATGCAGAACCAGATGACGCTGACGATGCTCGGTACCAGCAGGACGCCGGTGACGAACTGGCGGATGGTACGGCCACGGCTGATGCGGGCGATGAACAGGCCAACGAAGGGCGTCCAGGAGATCCACCAGGCCCAGTAGAAGATGGTCCAGCTGGTCATCCAGCTGCGCAGGGCGTCATCTCCCACTGCTTCGGTCCGGGAGGACATCTCGGCCAGGTCGCGGGCGTAGTCGCCTACGGCGGAGGGAATGAGGTTCAGGATGAAGAGCGTGGGGCCGGCAACGAACACAATCAAGGCCAGGACAACGGCCAGGACCATGTTGATGTTGGACAACCACTGGATGCCGCGGCTGATGCCGGACACGGCCGAGGCCACGAAGCAGAACGTCAGGATGGCAACGATGACTACAAGGACGGGGGTGCCGACTTCGCCCATCCAACCGTTGGACGTCAGGCCGCTGCCGATCTGGAGGGCACCGAGGCCCAGGGAAGCTGCCGTTCCGAAGAGCGTGGCAAAGATGGCCAGGATGTTGATGAACTTCCCGAGGGGTCCCTCCACCATCCGGATGCCGAACAGCGAGGTGAAGGCCGCGGAGACCAGTTGCTTCCGGCCGAGGCGGTAGGTGCCGTAGGCCATGGCGATGCCGACTACTGCGTACATCGCCCATGGGTGGAGCGTCCAGTGGAAAATCGAGGTGGCCATGGCGGTCTGGATGGCATCGGGCGTACGGCCATCCACCGTGCCGGGCGGAGGCGAGATGTAGTGGAACAGCGGCTCGGCAACTCCATAGAACATGAGCCCGATGCCCATGCCGGCTGCGAACATCATCGCTACCCAGGAGATGGTGCGGAACTCGGGCTTCTCGCCGTCCTTGCCCAGCGGGATGTTGCCGAACTTGCCCAAGGCAAGCCACAGCACGAAGATCACGAAAAGCGAGGCGAGAACCATGAACAGCCATCCCGTGTACTCCATGACCCAGTTGAGGGCCCCCTTGGAGGTTTCAGAGAGGCTGTCCCTGCCAACAAATCCCCAGACCACGAAGGCGACGGCGATGGCGCCTGTGATTCCGAAGGTGACTTTGTCGAGGGTAAGTTTGCGGTTCCGGCGGGCTGAGACGGCCTGCTCGGTCTTGGCGTTGCGAAGTTCCTCCAGGATCTGTTCGTACTCTTCAGAGTCGGGGAGGGTTTCTGCCGTGCCTTCCTCGGGGTCGAGGACTGCGGGGTTTGATTCATCGGGGGAAACGCTGATGACTTCATCAAGCGTTTCCCTGGTGGTGGGCTCCTTGTCAGCCGGAGTTTCAGCCGGCGTATTGTCTGCCGGTAACTCTTCTGGTGTCAGGGATTTTGTGTCACTGCTTATAGCCATGAGCGGGTCCTTTGCTCGGCGAGTCATGGGCTTGCGTTTCTACGAGGCCCGGTTGTGGGACCGATTCCGGATAACGGGCGGATTGCTACCGGATTGGGGCCGGTGAGCGTTCCGCAAGAATCAACAACATTCGCGTTATGCAACAGAGTGCGCCCCGTCACACCCGAAAGTCAAGCACTTTCGCTTCTTTGACGCACATTGATATACCAGTTGGCTTTGAGCTGGACTTATGCAAAAAGGCGTTACGGACGGCCGAAATTACTGGTGCCGGTAGCCCATCTTGGCGCTGATGGCGAGGCCTGCCTCGCGGAGCCCCTCGATGAGGCCGGGCTGGTCTTCGGGAGCGAAGCGGAATGCGGGGCCGGAGATGCTGACGGCCGCAATGACGGTCCCCAAATGGTTGAAGACAGGCACGGCAATAGCGGTGAGGCCAATTTCGAATTCCTCATGCACTATCGCGTAGCCCTGGCGTGCAACATCGTGGAGCTGCTTCTCGAGATCTCCACGGTTGGTCACGGTCCGGGGCGTGCGGGCAGGCAGGCCCACTGCTTTGAAGACCTGGGTTCGCTCGTCCGCGGTCAACGCAGCCAGGAGCACCTTCCCGCTGGACGTGGCATGGAGGGGCGTGAGGCTGCCAACCCAGTCGTAGGTGGCCAGGGTGGAAGGACCCATGGCCTGATCCACGTTGACGGCGTAGTTGGAACGCAGCACGGCAAGATTGACGGTTTCCTTGTACTCACCGGCGAGGGCTTCCAGGACTTCGCGGGCCTCGTGCACCACGCTCAGCCTGCCGGGAATGGACGAGGCCAGGCGCAGGATGCCGAACCCAAGCTGGTACTTGCCACGTTCGCTGTTCTGGCGGACCAGCTCCCGGGTGACCAGCGAACCCACCAGCCGCGACACCGTGGACTTGTGCACGCCCATTTCCTCGGCGATCTCGCTGACGCCGGCATCACCCTTGCGGGCGAGGATCTCCAGGATTTGGAGCGCGCGGTCTACAGACTGGACGCCTCCGCTTTGGGTCTCTGCGTCATTGTCGATGTCCGGGTTGCTGCGTGCGGCCATGGTCACATCCTAGACTGGCCCGTCACGGGGCCGGCGTTGGGGCCCGTCCCGGGTCTAGGGGATCAGGGACTCACGGTGGCCTCCTCAAGGCCCGTGCGGAGCGGGAGGCCCACCCGTTCCCTGCCGGCGTACACGTTGAGGCTGCGTCCACGGCTGAAGCCCACCAGGGTCAGTCCCGTTTCGGCCGCGAGTTCCACTGCCAGGCTGGACGGGGCGCTGACCGCTGACAGGACGGGGATTCCCGCGAGGGCGGCCTTCTGGACGAGCTCGAACGACGCCCGCCCGGAGACCTGCAGGACCAGGCCGGACAACGGCAGCAGGCCCTGCCTGAGCGCCCAGCCCACCACTTTGTCCACCGCGTTATGACGGCCCACGTCTTCACGCAGGCACAACAGTTCCGGCCGGGAGCCGTCCACCTTGAAGAGACCTGCGGCGTGGACTCCGCCGGTCCTGTCAAAGACGGCCTGTGCGTCCCGCAGCCGTTCGGGCAGTTCGGCGAGCACGTCCACAGGCACCTGGAGGGCGTCCTGCGATGCGTCGAAATGGATGGTCTTCCGGACAGCTTCAATGGAATCAGTGCCACAGATGCCGCATGAGCTGGAGGTGTAGACGTGCCTCATGGTGTCCGGCAAGGGAACGTCCGGTCGGAGCTGTGCTTCCACCACGTTGAAGGTTTGGATGCCGTCCCGTTCGCCCGCGCAGAAGCGCAGGGACACGAGTTCGGCCTGGTGGCGGATGATGCCTTCGGACACCAGGAACCCCGCCACGAGGTCGAAGTCGTCGCCCGGAGTCCTCATGGTCACGGAAAATGACGTGCCGCCCAAACGGATTTCCAGCGGCTCTTCGGCGGCCAGTACGTCTTCCTTGAACCGGATGGGGTGTTCGGCGCCGGTCCCGTCCAGTTGGAAACGGTGGATCTTCCGGCGTTGCGTCATGCGTGCCATGGGGCGTGCCTTTGTTCGTTGGTGACAGGCCTGTCCGTGAACTGCGGTGGTTGGACCCACGGCAGTGGCATGACCTGCACAGCGTGGCCGGCCTCGACCCCCTGGGGCGGCACCGCCATGATTCCGTCCGCCCATGCGAGGCCACGCATCATGCCGGGGCCGGTGTGGGAGGCCGGGATGGCCAAGCCGTGGACAAAAGTGCAGGGGACAAGCCGGGTCCTGACGGGATCCGGCTCGAAATCCGCGCCGGAGGTCATGATCACGGTGTCGGGCGGCTGCCGGTTGCCGAGGGCGGCCAGCAACGGTTCGCCGATGGTGATGAGGGCAACCATGGCCGCCAGCGGATTTCCCGGCAGTCCGATGATGAAGCGGCCATCCGGGAGCGCGGCCAGCACGGCGGGGTGGCCGGGCCGCATGGCGATCCCGTCAAGCAGCAGGCGCCCACCCAAGGCCTCAACTACAGTGCGGAAATGATCGGTCCCGGACTTGCCGGTGCCGCCTGTGGTGATGATGACATCCGCCGGTTGGCCGCTGCCTGAAACAGCCGCGCTGACTGAACCAGCCGGGCTGCCTGCACCGCCCAGGGCAGCACCGCCCAGGGCGGCCAGCCATTCTTCATAGGAGTCGCCGATCCTGCGCTGCCCGGACGGAACGCCGCCAAGCCGCGAAATGACGGCGCCAAGCTGCGGCCCGAACGTATCGCGCACCTGTCCCGGCGCGGGCTCACCCGAAGTGACCACTTCCGAGCCGGTCAGCACGACGGCGACCAGCGGCTTGCGCTGCACGGCCACCTCGTCGTGGCCTGCTACGGCGGCGAGGGCAATGTGGGCGGGGTTCAAAAGGGTTCCCGCGGGAATGAGGACATCACCGGCGGCTGCTTCTTCACCAGCCGGACGGATGTGGCGGCCGGCAGATACCTCACCCGGTTTCGCTTCGGGAATGAGGACGAGATTCCGGGCGCCTGGGGCGTCCCCGGTCAGCATTCCGCTTTCCTTCCGGAGGATGGACGTTGCGCCCTCGGGGACAACGCCACCCGTGGCAATGGTGCTTGCCTCGCCCGGGAAGAGCCGGGTGCCGCGTTCAAGCCGGGTGCCGCGCTCAACCAGAATCCAGGGGCCGGAGCCCCTGACCGCCCACCCGTCCATGGCCGAGGACGCATAGTGCGGAATGTCCTGGCGGGCCCTCACCTCCAAAGCCAGGGCACTCCCGATGGCTTCTGCAAGCGGTACCAAAGCAGCTCCGAGGGGGCGGGCACAGTCAAAGGCTGCCTGGCGCGCTGCGGACCACGTAGCTCCGTGGTTCTTGTTGCAGGACCCGTTTGCGGTCGAAACGTCGGAGACTTCCCGGACAAGCATGGATCTCCATCTCCTGGGTTGGATCAAGGCCGGTGCCTGACGACTCCCTAAAAGTCGTTGCCTGACAACTGCCAAAACTGTTGATAAAGCCTTAAAAACGGACGCCGGGGGCGGCCGGCCTTCCCGTTGTGCCGTGCCGCCCCCGGTATCCGGGCTGACGTACTGGTGCTAGGCCTTCACGTAGCCGTTGGGGTTCAGTACGAACTTTGTTGCCGCACCGGCGTCGAATTCGGCGTAGCCGCGGGGTGCGTCTTCGAGCGGGATGGCCTTGGCGTTGACTGCCTTGGCGATCTGTACCTTGTCGTGCAGGATGGCCATCATGAGCTGGCGGTTGTACTTCATGACCGGGCACTGGCCCGTGGTGAAGGACAGGGACTTGGCCCAACCGGTGCCCAGGGACAAGGACAGGGAGCCGTGCTTGGCTGCCTCGTCGATTCCGCCGGGATCGCCGGTGACGTACAGGCCCGGGATGCCGAGCGCGCCGCCGGCCGTCGTGATGTCCATGAGGGAGTTCAGCACCGTGGCGGGTGCCTCGTGCGAGGCGTCCTTGCCGTGTCCGCGGGCCTCGAAGCCCACGGCGTCAATGCCGGAATCGACCTCAGGAACGCCGAGAATTTGCTCGATCTGGTCCTTGGGATCGCCTTGGGAGACGTTGACGGTTTCGCACCCGAAGGAGCGCGCCTGCGCCAGGCGCTCTTCGTTCATGTCGCCCACAATCACGACGGCGGCACCGAGCAGTTGGGCGCCGACGGCAGCAGCGATGCCCACCGGACCGGCACCTGCAACATACACGGTGGAGCCAACGCCCACGCCCGCGGTGACGGCACCGTGGAAGCCGGTGGGAAAGATGTCCGAGAGCATGGTGAGGTCCATGATCTTCTCAAGGGCCTGGTCACGGTCCGGGAAGCGCAGCAGGTTCCAGTCCGCGTAGGGGACCAGGACGTATTCTGCCTGGCCTCCCACCCAGCCGCCCATGTCCACGTAGCCGTAGGCGCTGCCGGGGCGGTCCGGGTTGACGTTGAGGCAGATGCCGGTTTTCCGTTCCTTGCAGTTCCGGCAACGGCCACAGGAAATGTTGAACGGCACCGAAACGATGTCGCCCACCTTGATGAACTCGACGTCGGGTCCCACTTCAACCACTTCACCGGTGATTTCGTGGCCCAGCACCAGGTTCTTCGGCGCCGTGGTGCGGCCACGGACCATGTG
The Paenarthrobacter ureafaciens genome window above contains:
- a CDS encoding BCCT family transporter, producing the protein MAISSDTKSLTPEELPADNTPAETPADKEPTTRETLDEVISVSPDESNPAVLDPEEGTAETLPDSEEYEQILEELRNAKTEQAVSARRNRKLTLDKVTFGITGAIAVAFVVWGFVGRDSLSETSKGALNWVMEYTGWLFMVLASLFVIFVLWLALGKFGNIPLGKDGEKPEFRTISWVAMMFAAGMGIGLMFYGVAEPLFHYISPPPGTVDGRTPDAIQTAMATSIFHWTLHPWAMYAVVGIAMAYGTYRLGRKQLVSAAFTSLFGIRMVEGPLGKFINILAIFATLFGTAASLGLGALQIGSGLTSNGWMGEVGTPVLVVIVAILTFCFVASAVSGISRGIQWLSNINMVLAVVLALIVFVAGPTLFILNLIPSAVGDYARDLAEMSSRTEAVGDDALRSWMTSWTIFYWAWWISWTPFVGLFIARISRGRTIRQFVTGVLLVPSIVSVIWFCIFGGTAFHVQQEADKAGTPGLVTMVDGAPSINFDGALFDLVKNLGMPEWLTVGVIALAMVLVAIFFVTGADAASIVMGSLSSNGAEHPRRGVVIFWGTLTGAVAAVMLLAGGDEPSEALSGLQRVTIVAALPFILVMLLLCFALAKDLRRDPLSLRRRLATSVVERAIRTGVEQHRGVQFDLVTKHECAETCPDSDCPGGTPTGSIPTVDSTPRSPEDK
- a CDS encoding IclR family transcriptional regulator, with amino-acid sequence MAARSNPDIDNDAETQSGGVQSVDRALQILEILARKGDAGVSEIAEEMGVHKSTVSRLVGSLVTRELVRQNSERGKYQLGFGILRLASSIPGRLSVVHEAREVLEALAGEYKETVNLAVLRSNYAVNVDQAMGPSTLATYDWVGSLTPLHATSSGKVLLAALTADERTQVFKAVGLPARTPRTVTNRGDLEKQLHDVARQGYAIVHEEFEIGLTAIAVPVFNHLGTVIAAVSISGPAFRFAPEDQPGLIEGLREAGLAISAKMGYRHQ
- the fdhD gene encoding formate dehydrogenase accessory sulfurtransferase FdhD, whose product is MARMTQRRKIHRFQLDGTGAEHPIRFKEDVLAAEEPLEIRLGGTSFSVTMRTPGDDFDLVAGFLVSEGIIRHQAELVSLRFCAGERDGIQTFNVVEAQLRPDVPLPDTMRHVYTSSSCGICGTDSIEAVRKTIHFDASQDALQVPVDVLAELPERLRDAQAVFDRTGGVHAAGLFKVDGSRPELLCLREDVGRHNAVDKVVGWALRQGLLPLSGLVLQVSGRASFELVQKAALAGIPVLSAVSAPSSLAVELAAETGLTLVGFSRGRSLNVYAGRERVGLPLRTGLEEATVSP
- a CDS encoding molybdopterin molybdotransferase MoeA translates to MLVREVSDVSTANGSCNKNHGATWSAARQAAFDCARPLGAALVPLAEAIGSALALEVRARQDIPHYASSAMDGWAVRGSGPWILVERGTRLERGTRLFPGEASTIATGGVVPEGATSILRKESGMLTGDAPGARNLVLIPEAKPGEVSAGRHIRPAGEEAAAGDVLIPAGTLLNPAHIALAAVAGHDEVAVQRKPLVAVVLTGSEVVTSGEPAPGQVRDTFGPQLGAVISRLGGVPSGQRRIGDSYEEWLAALGGAALGGAGSPAGSVSAAVSGSGQPADVIITTGGTGKSGTDHFRTVVEALGGRLLLDGIAMRPGHPAVLAALPDGRFIIGLPGNPLAAMVALITIGEPLLAALGNRQPPDTVIMTSGADFEPDPVRTRLVPCTFVHGLAIPASHTGPGMMRGLAWADGIMAVPPQGVEAGHAVQVMPLPWVQPPQFTDRPVTNEQRHAPWHA
- the fdhA gene encoding formaldehyde dehydrogenase, glutathione-independent; the encoded protein is MSGNRAVAYKEPGVVEIIDTEYPTFELKDGPGVNPANVGRKVPHGVILRTVTTNICGSDQHMVRGRTTAPKNLVLGHEITGEVVEVGPDVEFIKVGDIVSVPFNISCGRCRNCKERKTGICLNVNPDRPGSAYGYVDMGGWVGGQAEYVLVPYADWNLLRFPDRDQALEKIMDLTMLSDIFPTGFHGAVTAGVGVGSTVYVAGAGPVGIAAAVGAQLLGAAVVIVGDMNEERLAQARSFGCETVNVSQGDPKDQIEQILGVPEVDSGIDAVGFEARGHGKDASHEAPATVLNSLMDITTAGGALGIPGLYVTGDPGGIDEAAKHGSLSLSLGTGWAKSLSFTTGQCPVMKYNRQLMMAILHDKVQIAKAVNAKAIPLEDAPRGYAEFDAGAATKFVLNPNGYVKA